Proteins found in one Phocoena sinus isolate mPhoSin1 chromosome 5, mPhoSin1.pri, whole genome shotgun sequence genomic segment:
- the G3BP2 gene encoding ras GTPase-activating protein-binding protein 2 isoform X1 produces MVMEKPSPLLVGREFVRQYYTLLNKAPEYLHRFYGRNSSYVHGGVDASGKPQEAVYGQNDIHHKVLSLNFSECHTKIRHVDAHATLSDGVVVQVMGLLSNSGQPERKFMQTFVLAPEGSVPNKFYVHNDMFRYEDEVFGDSEPELDEESEDEVEEEQEERQPSPEPVQENASSGYYEAHPVTNGIEEPLEESSHEPEPEPESETKTEEQKPQAEEKNLEDLEEKSASPPPAEPVSLPQEPPKAFSWASVTSKNLPPSGTVSSSGIPPHVKAPVSQPRVEAKPEVQSQPPRVREQRPRERPGFPPRGPRPGRGDIEQNEADNRRIIRYPDSHQLFVGNLPHDIDENELKEFFMSFGNVVELRINTKGVGGKLPNFGFVVFDDSEPVQRILIAKPIMFRGEVRLNVEEKKTRAARERETRGGGDDRRDIRRNDRGPGGPRGIVGGGMMRDRDGRGPPPRGGMAQKLGSGRGTGQMEGRFTGQRR; encoded by the exons ATGGTTATGGAGAAGCCCAGTCCGCTGCTTGTAGGGCGGGAGTTTGTGAGGCAATATTATACTTTGCTGAATAAAGCTCCAGAATATTTACACAG GTTTTATGGCAGGAATTCTTCTTATGTTCATGGTGGAGTAGATGCTAGTGGAAAGCCCCAGGAGGCAGTTTATGGCCAAAAT GATATACACCACAAAGTATTATCTCTGAACTTCAGCGAATGTCACACTAAAATTCGTCATGTGGATGCTCATGCAACCTTGAGTGATGGAGTAGTGGTCCAGGTCATGGGTTTGCTGTCTAATAGTGGACAGCCAGAGAGGAAGTTTATGCAGACCTTTGTTCTGGCTCCTGaa GGATCTGTTCCAAATAAGTTTTATGTTCACAATGATATGTTTCGTTATGAAGATGAAGTATTTGGTGATTCTGAACCAGAACTTGATGAAG AATCAGAAGATGAAGTAGAAGAGGAACAAGAAGAAAGGCAACCATCTCCAGAACCTGTGCAAGAAAATGCTAGCAGTGGTTACTATGAAGCTCACCCTGTGAC taATGGCATAGAGGAGCCATTGGAAGAATCGTCTCATGAACCTGAACCTGAGCCAGAATCTGAAACAAAGACTGAAGAGCAGAAACCACAAGCAGAGGAGAAGAACTTGGAAGACTTAGAGGAGAAGTCCGCTTCTCCTCCTCCCGCTGAGCCTGTGTCTCTGCCACAGGAACCACCAAAG GCTTTCTCCTGGGCTTCAGTGACCAGTAAAAACCTGCCTCCTAGTGGTactgtttcttcctctggaatTCCACCCCATGTTAAAGCACCAGTCTCACAG CCGAGAGTGGAAGCTAAACCAGAAGTTCAGTCTCAGCCACCTCGTGTGCGTGAACAGCGACCTAGAGAACGACCTGGTTTCCCTCCTAGAGGACCAAGACCAG gcagAGGAGATATTGAACAGAATGAAGCTGATAACCGTAGAATAATTCGCTATCCAGATAGTCATCAACTCTTTGTTGGTAACTTGCCACACGATATTGATGAAAATGAACTGAAAGAGTTCTTCATGA GTTTTGGAAACGTTGTGGAACTTCGCATCAATACCAAGGGTGTTGGGGGAAAGCTTCCAAATTTTGGTTTTGTGGTTTTTGATGACTCTGAACCAGTTCAGAGAATCTTAATTGCAAAA CCAATTATGTTTCGAGGGGAAGTACGTTTAAATGTGGAAGAGAAGAAGACAAGAGCTGCCAGAGAGCGAGAAACTCGAGGTGGTGGTGATGATCGCAGGGATATTAGGCGCAATGATCGAGGTCCTGGTGGTCCCCGTGGAATAGTGGGCGGTGGAATGATGCGGGACCGGGATGGAAGAGGACCCCCTCCAAGAGGTGGCATGGCACAGAAACTTGGCTCTGGGAGAGGAACCGGGCAGATGGAAGGCCGCTTCACAGGACAGCGTCGCTGA
- the G3BP2 gene encoding ras GTPase-activating protein-binding protein 2 isoform X2 yields MVMEKPSPLLVGREFVRQYYTLLNKAPEYLHRFYGRNSSYVHGGVDASGKPQEAVYGQNDIHHKVLSLNFSECHTKIRHVDAHATLSDGVVVQVMGLLSNSGQPERKFMQTFVLAPEGSVPNKFYVHNDMFRYEDEVFGDSEPELDEESEDEVEEEQEERQPSPEPVQENASSGYYEAHPVTNGIEEPLEESSHEPEPEPESETKTEEQKPQAEEKNLEDLEEKSASPPPAEPVSLPQEPPKPRVEAKPEVQSQPPRVREQRPRERPGFPPRGPRPGRGDIEQNEADNRRIIRYPDSHQLFVGNLPHDIDENELKEFFMSFGNVVELRINTKGVGGKLPNFGFVVFDDSEPVQRILIAKPIMFRGEVRLNVEEKKTRAARERETRGGGDDRRDIRRNDRGPGGPRGIVGGGMMRDRDGRGPPPRGGMAQKLGSGRGTGQMEGRFTGQRR; encoded by the exons ATGGTTATGGAGAAGCCCAGTCCGCTGCTTGTAGGGCGGGAGTTTGTGAGGCAATATTATACTTTGCTGAATAAAGCTCCAGAATATTTACACAG GTTTTATGGCAGGAATTCTTCTTATGTTCATGGTGGAGTAGATGCTAGTGGAAAGCCCCAGGAGGCAGTTTATGGCCAAAAT GATATACACCACAAAGTATTATCTCTGAACTTCAGCGAATGTCACACTAAAATTCGTCATGTGGATGCTCATGCAACCTTGAGTGATGGAGTAGTGGTCCAGGTCATGGGTTTGCTGTCTAATAGTGGACAGCCAGAGAGGAAGTTTATGCAGACCTTTGTTCTGGCTCCTGaa GGATCTGTTCCAAATAAGTTTTATGTTCACAATGATATGTTTCGTTATGAAGATGAAGTATTTGGTGATTCTGAACCAGAACTTGATGAAG AATCAGAAGATGAAGTAGAAGAGGAACAAGAAGAAAGGCAACCATCTCCAGAACCTGTGCAAGAAAATGCTAGCAGTGGTTACTATGAAGCTCACCCTGTGAC taATGGCATAGAGGAGCCATTGGAAGAATCGTCTCATGAACCTGAACCTGAGCCAGAATCTGAAACAAAGACTGAAGAGCAGAAACCACAAGCAGAGGAGAAGAACTTGGAAGACTTAGAGGAGAAGTCCGCTTCTCCTCCTCCCGCTGAGCCTGTGTCTCTGCCACAGGAACCACCAAAG CCGAGAGTGGAAGCTAAACCAGAAGTTCAGTCTCAGCCACCTCGTGTGCGTGAACAGCGACCTAGAGAACGACCTGGTTTCCCTCCTAGAGGACCAAGACCAG gcagAGGAGATATTGAACAGAATGAAGCTGATAACCGTAGAATAATTCGCTATCCAGATAGTCATCAACTCTTTGTTGGTAACTTGCCACACGATATTGATGAAAATGAACTGAAAGAGTTCTTCATGA GTTTTGGAAACGTTGTGGAACTTCGCATCAATACCAAGGGTGTTGGGGGAAAGCTTCCAAATTTTGGTTTTGTGGTTTTTGATGACTCTGAACCAGTTCAGAGAATCTTAATTGCAAAA CCAATTATGTTTCGAGGGGAAGTACGTTTAAATGTGGAAGAGAAGAAGACAAGAGCTGCCAGAGAGCGAGAAACTCGAGGTGGTGGTGATGATCGCAGGGATATTAGGCGCAATGATCGAGGTCCTGGTGGTCCCCGTGGAATAGTGGGCGGTGGAATGATGCGGGACCGGGATGGAAGAGGACCCCCTCCAAGAGGTGGCATGGCACAGAAACTTGGCTCTGGGAGAGGAACCGGGCAGATGGAAGGCCGCTTCACAGGACAGCGTCGCTGA